A genomic stretch from Aerococcaceae bacterium zg-1292 includes:
- a CDS encoding DUF2087 domain-containing protein: protein METIERYMRNGKLTVIPKKEKNKVEILKFFVGRLENHPQEIFSEKELNELIAEYYDDYAIIRRYLVDYGFVLRDDYGKEYRVKP from the coding sequence ATGGAAACAATTGAAAGATATATGAGAAATGGTAAGTTGACAGTCATACCAAAGAAAGAAAAGAATAAAGTAGAAATACTAAAGTTTTTCGTTGGGAGATTAGAGAACCATCCGCAAGAAATTTTTTCTGAAAAAGAATTAAATGAGTTGATTGCCGAGTACTATGATGATTATGCAATTATCAGACGTTATCTTGTCGATTATGGTTTCGTTTTGCGTGATGATTACGGAAAAGAATATCGAGTTAAACCATAG
- a CDS encoding MFS transporter has product MNAVLKRYYALSFIVVVIVSFFNPILYLFLLNSFSVQQIGTYYSLFWLISFLTEVPCGSITDVIGEKKSLYLSTIFRIIGLLLLMSNQYAVFLLSAIFSAISESFQSGTVNSWVINTLKKKGYEEVIDYDRLFSRAVIIGSVTSMVVGFVSSKYLYTYSAYLPIIFSIGACVVQWFIITMMTDYRENISDDYSRIKKESINELKSVGKGLLKAKMGLVLMLLIIIPSVIDIGPSNQWQAVFYEANNPSLTSYVWIVISICGIIGGYVSDKVLRNMRASRAFLVLIYINIALVLLMSFHLNMLMRITLFGVYIIMNAICGVKASTLLHKEIVEDDRFRNTTVSIFYSFDSMMMSMLLWVNGWASGMIGIENTWMWTAVLVALFVLIGYLVSFRKLD; this is encoded by the coding sequence TTGAATGCTGTTTTAAAACGCTATTATGCATTAAGTTTTATTGTTGTTGTGATTGTTTCTTTTTTTAATCCTATTTTATACTTATTTTTGTTGAATTCATTTTCTGTTCAGCAAATAGGGACTTACTATTCATTATTTTGGTTAATTTCTTTTTTGACAGAGGTACCTTGCGGCTCGATTACTGATGTGATTGGTGAGAAAAAATCATTGTATTTAAGTACAATATTTAGAATAATTGGCTTATTGCTATTGATGAGTAATCAGTATGCTGTATTTTTATTATCGGCAATTTTTTCTGCAATTAGTGAATCCTTTCAATCGGGGACAGTGAATAGTTGGGTGATTAATACTTTAAAGAAAAAAGGTTATGAGGAAGTAATTGACTATGACCGATTGTTTTCACGCGCGGTTATTATTGGTTCAGTGACTTCTATGGTTGTTGGTTTTGTCTCTTCAAAATATTTATATACATATAGTGCTTATTTACCAATTATATTTAGTATTGGAGCATGTGTGGTGCAATGGTTTATTATTACAATGATGACAGATTATCGCGAGAACATAAGCGATGACTATTCACGTATTAAGAAAGAATCAATAAACGAACTGAAAAGTGTTGGCAAGGGATTGCTAAAAGCTAAAATGGGACTCGTATTGATGTTATTAATCATTATTCCATCAGTCATTGATATCGGTCCGTCGAACCAGTGGCAGGCAGTTTTTTATGAAGCGAATAATCCATCGCTGACTAGCTATGTCTGGATTGTTATTTCAATATGTGGAATTATCGGAGGTTATGTTTCAGATAAAGTATTAAGAAATATGAGGGCAAGTAGGGCATTTTTGGTACTTATTTACATAAATATTGCGTTGGTATTGTTGATGTCCTTTCATCTTAATATGTTGATGCGAATTACTCTTTTCGGTGTTTATATTATTATGAATGCGATTTGCGGTGTTAAAGCATCAACATTACTGCATAAAGAAATTGTTGAAGACGACCGTTTTAGAAATACGACTGTTTCAATTTTTTATTCATTCGATTCCATGATGATGTCAATGTTGCTCTGGGTAAATGGTTGGGCATCCGGTATGATTGGCATTGAGAATACATGGATGTGGACGGCCGTACTTGTCGCACTGTTTGTACTGATTGGATACTTGGTTTCGTTTCGTAAGTTGGATTGA
- a CDS encoding pyridoxal phosphate-dependent aminotransferase, which translates to MEQFLEDYSLDRRHSLSRKWDRLEEQFGNANLLPLWVADMDFKVSKAITAAIEERVAHGVYGYPYVSQEYLHAFKQWMYNRFGVSIQEEWLRYTSGVVQALYHLVNTFTRQGDAVMIFPPVYYPFFNAIRDTKRQLVTVNLVESKTTFQLDFEQIKTAIKAQNVKMIIHCSPHNPAGRVWTADEQLQLLDLCQKYGVILISDEIHQDFVYEPHKQYAMLQADHPYAHKGVVALTAASKTFNIAGLTHSIVMIPNESMREQYDNYLTTIGQSAVNLIGVIATQAAFEHGEDWLSQVLSVIEYNYHFIKTELNRALPAVKVFDLQGTYLLLVDLNPILNGRDCKTYIQDQCGLAIDFGEWFGEEYKGYIRINLATHPKNIQQAIKNMINHA; encoded by the coding sequence ATGGAACAGTTTTTAGAAGACTATTCGTTGGACCGTCGTCATTCTCTATCACGCAAGTGGGATAGACTGGAGGAGCAATTTGGAAACGCGAATTTATTGCCATTATGGGTTGCTGATATGGACTTTAAAGTTTCAAAAGCAATTACTGCTGCGATAGAAGAGCGTGTAGCACATGGTGTTTATGGCTATCCGTATGTTTCTCAGGAGTATCTACACGCATTTAAGCAATGGATGTATAATCGGTTTGGTGTCAGTATTCAAGAAGAGTGGTTGCGTTATACTTCGGGAGTGGTTCAAGCGTTGTATCATTTAGTCAATACTTTTACTCGGCAAGGGGACGCGGTCATGATTTTCCCGCCAGTTTATTATCCGTTTTTTAATGCTATTCGTGATACAAAACGACAGCTAGTGACTGTAAATTTGGTAGAGTCAAAGACAACTTTTCAGCTTGATTTTGAACAAATTAAGACCGCTATCAAAGCGCAAAATGTCAAAATGATTATTCATTGTTCGCCACATAATCCAGCTGGACGCGTGTGGACTGCAGACGAACAATTACAATTATTGGATTTATGTCAAAAATATGGTGTAATTTTGATTTCAGATGAGATTCATCAAGACTTTGTATATGAGCCTCATAAGCAATATGCGATGTTACAAGCAGACCATCCTTATGCGCATAAAGGTGTTGTTGCGCTAACAGCTGCGTCAAAAACCTTTAATATTGCTGGCTTGACACATTCAATTGTAATGATTCCTAATGAAAGTATGCGAGAGCAATATGATAATTATTTAACAACAATCGGTCAATCCGCAGTGAATTTAATAGGTGTCATAGCTACCCAAGCAGCTTTTGAACATGGTGAGGACTGGCTGAGTCAGGTATTATCGGTCATCGAATACAATTATCACTTTATCAAAACAGAACTAAATCGTGCTTTACCGGCAGTAAAAGTATTTGACTTACAGGGAACGTATTTATTATTAGTTGATTTAAACCCAATCTTAAACGGTCGTGACTGTAAAACCTACATCCAAGACCAATGTGGCCTAGCCATCGACTTTGGAGAATGGTTTGGTGAAGAATACAAAGGCTATATCCGTATTAACCTAGCTACGCATCCAAAAAATATCCAACAAGCCATAAAAAACATGATTAACCATGCATAG